One Scleropages formosus chromosome 8, fSclFor1.1, whole genome shotgun sequence DNA window includes the following coding sequences:
- the si:dkey-225f5.4 gene encoding uncharacterized protein si:dkey-225f5.4 — protein MAGEKVAVLQQWCERAQKAVLGVEEGQEVVEAEPPASVMVPYLVNSRQKLKLMCRQQCVLDYILQLLETLESPDELLNNPCPQDIDETGHAKWKALKNEYREGVRRVQDSIVMLQEKMEQANKKKEMTSQLLTDLERKKAESKEKERLKQKMDKKAERQANAKLQELESAEEACQRTLQLMEQKITCLRAQMDSCLAQLDSWMVQRDDLQGSVQATLGLTGYRLRWVGEEELCVELRPQVCQPSLGDLDPLFLSLTWSADGIFHIKASKGPVDLVPEPLHGPLSQVSTALLEVMQSYLSQSKMLAEIQNLHSRFAIDWRPTQQELVFLKSSSVVCHLHVEAGYPSKGRVSLLSVRGEKGPISISSVQPPHENASLTEWLEYLSSSSQV, from the exons atgGCGGGTGAAAAGGTTGCAGT ATTGCAGCAGTGGTGTGAACGCGCTCAGAAAGCGGTGTTAGGTGTGGAGGAGGGACAGGAGGTTGTGGAAGCGGAGCCTCCAGCCTCTGTGATGGTGCCATACCTCGTA AACAGCCGCCAGAAGCTGAAGCTGATGTGCCGGCAACAGTGTGTCTTGGACTACATCCTGCAACTGCTGGAGACTCTGGAGTCACCCGATGAGCTCCTTAATAACCCCTGTCCTCAGGACATTG ATGAGACTGGCCATGCAAAATGGAAAGCGCTGAAAAACGAGTACAGAGAAGGTGTGCGGAGAGTGCAGGACTCCATTGTCATGCTGCAGGAGAAAATGGAGCAGGCaaataaaaagaaggaaatgacTAGCCAGTTGCTGACTGATCTGGAGAGAAAG AAAGCAGAAtcgaaggagaaggagaggctgaaacagaaaatggaCAAGAAGGCAGAA AGACAAGCCAATGCAaagctgcaggagctggagtCTGCCGAGGAGGCATGTCAGAGAACTCTCCAGCTGATGGAGCAGAAGATCACTTGTCTCAGGGCCCAAATGGACTCCTGTCTAGCCCAACTGGACAGCTGGATGGTGCAGCGAGATGA TCTTCAGGGGTCGGTCCAAGCTACGCTGGGCCTGACAGGGTACAGGCTGCGCTGGGTGGGTGAGGAAGAGCTCTGCGTGGAGCTGAGGCCCCAGGTCTGTCAGCCCTCCCTTGGTGATCTGGACCCTCTGTTTCTCTCGCTAACCTGGAGTGCAGATGGCATCTTCCATATCAAG GCATCCAAAGGTCCAGTGGACCTTGTCCCAGAGCCCCTACATGGCCCTCTCTCCCAGGTCAGCACCGCACTGTTGGAGGTCATGCAGAGTTACCTCAGTCAAAGCAAGATGCTGGCCGAGATTCAAAATCTCCACTCTAG GTTCGCTATTGACTGGAGACCAACCCAGCAGGAGTTGGTTTTCCTCAAATCCTCCTCCGTGGTGTGTCACCTGCACGTTGAAGCAGGATACCCTTCCAAAGGCCGCGTCTCTCTTCTGTCTGTCCGCGGGGAGAAGGGTCCCATCAGCATTTCATCCGTGCAG